The region tttattaataatacagATACAAACAAGACAACTGTACAGTAGAGtataaatacatgaaatacgATGGACAGCCTTAAAGAGTCACTTTCAGTTTAGAGAGATGAAAGGGACAGGAGTTTACAGCAgtcaaaaaacaacaagagTACAGACATGAACAGCATGTCCGACACTCTCCGTGCACTCATGGAGTTTGGGTGGGAAAAACGAGAAAACGTACCTCGGATTTGactattattcttcttccaaaaaaaaattaaaaataaaaattttaaaaaaacactccaaaatgttaaaaatgaaatcaagaCAACAATCTGACCACCAGTCAAAAGTCAAAGATCTGGAGGATGTTATAAAGGCCTGCAAGTCATTAGagaatatttatatcatattcccaaaaaaataaaaaataaaaataaataaaagggagattgtcttttaaaaaataaataaataatatatattaaaaaaaaaaaccaacacactGTATATGAAATGTGTGACTTGTTTACATTTAGAAAGAGCTTTGTAGCTTAAGACATTTATCGAAATTACATTCTTCTTCATGTCCTAAGGGGATACGAACTTTTGCACACGATTTCACAAGCGTCACCGGATTTGAAAGGTCGTTTATCACGTATCGTCCATGTTTAACTTGGAAACCTACGCGCGGTGAGAAAATAAACTTTTACGACTGAAGGTTTATTCGTTTAAAACTAATACTGAAAACTATCGGGGATTTCTACcgatgataaaaataaaaataaaataaaataaaataattcataaattcCTGACAGTGCAGTGTTCTTGTTTTTATCATtcatatgcaaacacacacacacacacacacacaaacacacagatagaAAAACAGACACACGTTGAATAAGTGATTCGTCATTGCGATAATAAACCTGCTGTATCTGGAAGTGtacgtaataataataaaataaaaagagtgtGATAAAAGCCAGACTTATGACCAACGGAGGTTTTCCTCAGTTCTTTACTTGAACATAACGACTTCACTGAACTTCACTGTGATGTGCAACAATAGTAAATTCAGTATTAAAAACACTTCAGACTTCACATCAGTGCCTCAGTCCCAATAAAGATGCTACGATGCATTATAATGCAGTGTATATTACACATCAACCAGGATTCGATATGAACAGCCATTTTGCCCAAACAcactaatatattatatatatatatatatatatatatatatatatatatatatatatatatatatatatatatatatatatatatatatatatatatatatacccacccacacacgcgcgcgcgcgcacacacacacacactactcttCATTCCAAAAGGgttttttgtacactttttatgtatatatatataaaaatacatttctttatgtgacatgttttttaaaatggctTGGAGAGTGTGAAAGTCTAAACATTACAATAAAACGGCGCCTCTCGTTATGTGCAACGCCACAAACGCCTCGGATACCGACGCAAGCCTTCATAATGATCCAACTGTCAGAGGGTATCAGGgttacaaagaagaaaaaaaaaaaaaaaacgactttTAACTACGTAAAGATACGATCGGTTGACAGGACGGATTATTTAAAGGAGTAATCCGATTCATTCGTTCTAATTTCCATCTACTGCAGCTCACGCGTGATAGCCATAGACAAGAACTGCGACAGTTCCCTgtgctgaaagaaaaaaagaaaaaggaccGAATATCCTTTTTTACCCACTAGAATCCTTTTAATGCAAAgcacactcagagagagagagagagagagagagagaacccccaaaaaacaaaacagaggcTATATTACAGTCTTATAATATAACATAGATTAGATTCTCAATCCAGTCCTCAGATCGTCAGCTGGTTCACCTCCAAACACACCTGAGCAGGTAGTGAAGGTTGTGCAATGTAGATTGATGTGCTTTAGAGATAGAAAGCTGGCGTTCCAGAGGACAGGACTGAAACCCTGACAAACGTTAATTCTACAGCACATATGATGATGTCTATTGCACATAGGAAGCAAAGtaaggagaaaaaataaaaacagagccGTACTTTAATCCCTTACTTGCCCTGAAAGTTGCTAAGCTCCATGTCCTCTTTGCGCCGTCTCTGCTGGGCGAAAAGCGAGCTGAAGGGGTAAAGCTTGGCCTTGGCTGGGTACCTGTGTCCGGCGATGTCCACTTCGTACTCACCGCGGTTGATGAAGTCGGGCGTGATGACGTTGGTGCTGCCGTGTGCGCCGGGTGAGCTGATGAAACCCAGACACACATGGCGCTCCAGAGTGTAGCTGTAGGCGCTGCTAGTGGTCACGCCCACCAGCTCTCCGTTACGGTAAATGGCTTCGCCCCACCACGGCCACAGGTCCAGCTCGGCGTCGTGATCCTCCAGGACCAGCATGATGAAGCGGCGTGTCACTCCTTCCTGCCGCTGCTGCAACAGAGCCTCCCTGCCCAGGAAATCTGTGTCCTGGAGTAAaggaaatgtatgtatgtatgtatgtatgtatgtatttatttatttagtgaagaaaaaaaaaaaagataaactcTGATTAGAAGCAGCTGGTCTGATATTAATATTATGTACCGAATCGTTAAAATTGcaaactgtcattttttttactacaatTTATTTGAATAGAATTAATTTTTAGCtttaagtcatttatttttcttgtatttttaGCTTTTAAAATGCAACACTAATGAAATATATTGTGATGCATGGCACAGTATCACAGAAATTCCTTAAAATATTGTGATACgatattttttgtcatattgccctTCCCCTAATCTGCTCATTAAATATCAGAGGGAAcagcgttttatttatttatttatttgcaaacaTCAGATTTAATACTTACAGACACGACTCGAATATTTCACCTTTTAAAATCAACACCTGTCCCAACCCAAAACATGATACATCGCTAAAGGATTACGAACCTTGTCGAATTTGACGCGGAACTCGCGACCGCATTCGAGGGGCGTCGTGAACGAGTCCAGATCCTGTCCCCAGAAGGCGAAGAACTTCTCGATGCGCAGGCTGCGCAGGGCGTAGTATCCTGCGTTACGGATGCCGTACTTCTGACCCACCGACATGACCTCGTTATACACGTGCAGCGCGTACTGGGAAAACAAAATCacatcaacaaacaaacaaacaaacaaacaaacaaaccaaaaaaacaaaatactccAGTATCAGGAGCTAGTGGTTACGCAGGACATTTAAGAGCCTCTCACCTCTATAGGGATGTAGAGCATGAAGCCTGGCTCTCCTGTATGAGTCATACTCATTACTCTGATTCCATTAGCGTAGCCCACGCTCATTTCCTGTAACGATCGCAGAAATCGTTTTAGAGATTAGACTTATATTAAAACAACATCGATGTCTCGTTTTTCCCCGTTCTGTCAGCCGTAAATAAGGACGAGAAATGAGCGAGAGACGACGTCTGCTGCTTACCTTACAAAACAGAGAGGGAAAATGCTCCGGAGTCATAGAGACGTAGGAGAGCTCGGACAACACGTCCATCGCCCGAGGACCGATCAGATTAAGAGCTACAAGGTGCAAGAGATGAGATGTCAACTCATACTGTCATTAAGTAGGCTATCAAAAAAAGGAATCAATCAGTATCGAGTTTCGTAAATCCTCTGATGATGACATACCAGTGTATTTCCAGCTGACGTCCTCTAGGTGGAGCTGTGGGTCACTGGGCATATGCCTCTTAATCCAAGACCAACAATGCACCTGCTGATCCGTAGGCGAGATGATGAAGAAACTagaggagagggaggagaggaaCACATTTTAAACTCTATAAATAAACCACAATGTTTTTAATGTGCAATAATTACGTAACTtcaaaaatacactatatgactgaaagtttgtacacctgaccatcacacccatatactgttgccacaaagcgttacaatttcccttcactggaactaaaaggcccaaagagtgttccagcatgatgataACCCTGTGCACAAaccgagctccatgaagacatggcgtGTTAAAGTCgaaagaaggtggaagaactcgaatgTCCTGGACAGAaccctgaactcaaccccactgaacacctttgggatgaactggaactggagcctaaTCACCcgacatcagcacctgacctcatcctcactaatgctctcgtggctgaacaaacacaaatccccacagacatATACCTGTTCTTGCTCAGGCGTACCACGCTGCAGTCGTTCTCGTACCCCCCTCTCTCGTTCAGCATGCCCGTGTGGACGATGTGTCCTACGGGAACATCCAGGTCATTAGAACACAGCCGCTGGAGCAGCTCCAAGGCCTGGTCCCCGGATGACTGGTATGTCAGggaatgcaaaaaacaaacacttaattctttaaaattattattatttcagtgaGGTAGGTGAGATAATGATCAGATTACTGCTGAACTCAACAGTTCAgcaactcaaaaaaaaaaaaaaaaaaaacagtaggtaATTCGGACTGTAATTTTCTCAGAGGAggacggagaaaaaaaaaaaaaaaaaacacgtctcGGACGATCAAAATCACCTGGAGGAGCACCTGTAATCTAGGGAAATTACCTCAGGAACCCATGCGATTTTAATCCGCTCCGGATTAGGGCTAAAAAGCAGTGCGGTCACTCACCGTGAGCTCAAACTTGGTGAAGGAAGACATGTCGATGACACACACCGCCTCCTTACAGCACTTCACCTCAGCACCAACAATGTCAAACCAGTCCGGCTTGTAGAAGGTTTTACTCTGGTCCAGGGCCAGCAAATCTGTATTAAAGCAAAGGAcaggaaatatatatttttttaaacaatatacaaGTGTACCATCCATGTTTGTTCAGATTAAGTTAGAACAGCGTTCGTTGTACTGTCTGACAGTTGCagagaaaaagaacaaagacAGGATCCATTAAACCATTCACCTATTGTCTGGGGTAAACGTGTAACACCcagaaaaaatttaaataataatgtggtGTAATGCCATCAAAAACGTCCTCGAACAGCCTCTCACCCTTTCCTGAAGGAACAAAGTATTTGGCCCGCTCAAAGCCATGCTTCTCCATCCAGCGAGCCCCCTGCGTATCCAGCCGGTCATAAAGGGGGCTGGTGCGCAGCTGTCTGCCCGTCTGGAAGTCCCATCTCGGCACTTTCAGCTCATATAGCAGTGCTAAAGCgatcagagagagagcgagagagagaaaacgccGTGAGATAAAGTCCTCACTGAAAGTCTTCCCGTATTCATAACACTGACTACCCAAGGAATAAGACACTCggaggtgtgctgttataggaaaataatcacccaGTGTGATATGATAGGGCGACGTTAGTTACTGTTAACTGATTATTAAGGTcgattgttctttttttccctataacagcatgtcctaatgtgttttattcctcttacacaaaAGAAATTTGCCAAATacaatttgtttattcattaaagaaaaaaaaaaaagacctctttatttatccatttattgttatttaataagTTGCTTATCAAAACTGAGAATGGATGTGATGTACTCTAAACTGCTGaactgttttcattcattttttttttatttttaagaaaccTCTACTAAGCCTTTTATTAATTCTACAATACTTTGTTCAGTACTTACGCATGACCTCCATCACACGATGACGCAGAAAAGTGCGGCTGCTCTGCAGATTACCGAAGCGCTTGATGTCCAGGGGCCAAACGTTGGCATGTGGATAGCCGTAAGTCATCCATTCAGCCAAATACCTGAGCGCAAGAAATGcagatgttaaaaaaacaaacaatacaagTAGAATCTAAAATATTAGGAAACACAGCCAACTTTTGAAACAAGTTTAGGTCGTTCCTTACTTGCCAGCCCCTCCTGCAAAAGACAGACCCGAGGAGTTCATGCCTGCCAGGACAAAGTAGCCGTGCACTCCTGGAGTCTCGCCCATGAGGCAGCGCATGT is a window of Ictalurus punctatus breed USDA103 chromosome 4, Coco_2.0, whole genome shotgun sequence DNA encoding:
- the pdpr gene encoding pyruvate dehydrogenase phosphatase regulatory subunit, mitochondrial, which translates into the protein MRGCARSFRALSPALLPRLLFHARCCRTRAVCHGPWSTARFFSTAPEAQVTPLPSQARVVICGGGVVGTSVAYHLAKLGWTEVVLLEQGRLGAGTTRLCAGIVSVAKPIFIESQMADYSNALYERLEQETGVKTAFARTGSLCLAQNQDRFLSLKRLASRLNVLGITCNIIKPKEVSKLHPMVNIHDLVGALHLPGDAVVSPPDVNHALAVAAARHGVQIHERTSVNHVLVEKGHVRAVETDRGSIECEYFVNCAGQWAYELGQSSEVKVSVPLHGCEHFYLLTKPLQEPLQPTTPVVMDMDGRIYIRAWQGGVLSGGFEKNPKPIFTEGRNQLEIQNMQEDWDHFEPMLSALLRRMPSLDSCEIHQLVNCPESFTPDMRCLMGETPGVHGYFVLAGMNSSGLSFAGGAGKYLAEWMTYGYPHANVWPLDIKRFGNLQSSRTFLRHRVMEVMPLLYELKVPRWDFQTGRQLRTSPLYDRLDTQGARWMEKHGFERAKYFVPSGKDLLALDQSKTFYKPDWFDIVGAEVKCCKEAVCVIDMSSFTKFELTSSGDQALELLQRLCSNDLDVPVGHIVHTGMLNERGGYENDCSVVRLSKNSFFIISPTDQQVHCWSWIKRHMPSDPQLHLEDVSWKYTALNLIGPRAMDVLSELSYVSMTPEHFPSLFCKEMSVGYANGIRVMSMTHTGEPGFMLYIPIEYALHVYNEVMSVGQKYGIRNAGYYALRSLRIEKFFAFWGQDLDSFTTPLECGREFRVKFDKDTDFLGREALLQQRQEGVTRRFIMLVLEDHDAELDLWPWWGEAIYRNGELVGVTTSSAYSYTLERHVCLGFISSPGAHGSTNVITPDFINRGEYEVDIAGHRYPAKAKLYPFSSLFAQQRRRKEDMELSNFQGK